The region CCAGTCAAGGCTAATAGAAGAAGAGCTTTTAGCCAGATCAATCCCTTATAAGATCGTAGGCGGAACTGAGTTTTACAAACGTAAAGAGATAAAAGATATACTTGCGTACCTTAAAGTGATCACAAACCCTTCAGATGAGATAAGCCTTAAGCGAATTATTAATGTACCGCCCAGGGGCATTGGCAAAGTCACGATCACAAGCCTTGAAGCAATTGCACAAGAAAAGGACTCTTCTTTTTATGATGCTATTCAATTGGCAGTTAAAGACAAAATGCTTTCTCCAAGTGTCTTGAACAAGTTAGCTAAATTAAACAATCTGCTAGATGAATTAATAGAGTTTCCAGACAAAGATAATGTAGTGGATCTAATTAACCATGTTCTCTACAAAACAAAATATCTTGATATGCTTGAGAACGAAGAAGAGCGAAGAGAGAATATCGGTGAGATACTAAACCTAGCTGCAGAGTTTCAAGAAGAAAGAGAAGAGGCGAGTTTAAATGATTTCTTAGATACTATCTCGCTTGCGAGCGATCTGGATAATTACACAGAACACTCTGATCAGGTCACTCTTATGACACTTCATTCGGCAAAAGGGCTTGAGTTCCCCGTGGTCTTTATCTCGGGAATGGAAGAGAACTTACTACCTCACTATAACTCCATGATGAACGGGCAAGTGGAGGAAGAGAGGAGACTTTTTTATGTCGGTCTAACTAGGGCCAAGGAAAAGCTCTACCTAGCCAGCGCCAATAGAAGAATGGTCTTTGGGAAACACCAGGGCACTATTACTTCCAGGTTTATATCAGAGCTGCCAGAGGATTTAATAAATATTCATAATTTCA is a window of Thermodesulfobacteriota bacterium DNA encoding:
- a CDS encoding 3'-5' exonuclease, whose amino-acid sequence is QSRLIEEELLARSIPYKIVGGTEFYKRKEIKDILAYLKVITNPSDEISLKRIINVPPRGIGKVTITSLEAIAQEKDSSFYDAIQLAVKDKMLSPSVLNKLAKLNNLLDELIEFPDKDNVVDLINHVLYKTKYLDMLENEEERRENIGEILNLAAEFQEEREEASLNDFLDTISLASDLDNYTEHSDQVTLMTLHSAKGLEFPVVFISGMEENLLPHYNSMMNGQVEEERRLFYVGLTRAKEKLYLASANRRMVFGKHQGTITSRFISELPEDLINIHNFNFDSKELSRSSKRSSRKTTTSAPIIPTNTGKYKIGQKVVHASFGEGLVKKVEGSGDDTKVTVFFPSVGDKKIIASYLEN